The Mucilaginibacter rubeus genomic interval CCGAGCTCTCGCCCAGGATACCACTCCTTGACAGGAAAGACGTATACCAAACCAGCACAAAGCTGATCAGCACCAAAAAAGTAGCTGTAAAATAAGAGTGACCGCTGTTTTTATAAACAATGAGTACGTGCAAAGCCGCCACAATAGTTAACCATGGGAAAATAGAACCGTTTTCAACCGGGTCCCAGGCCCAGAAACCACCAAAGTTTAGTGACTCGTACGCCCAGAAAGAGCCCATGATAACGCCTGTGCCCAATATCATAGAACCAAACAAAGCGTATGATATAGCAGGTTGAACCCACTCTTTATAACGTTTTTGCCAAAGCCCCGCAACCGCGTAAGCAAAAGGAACAATGATAGAAGCAAAACCAAGGAACAATGTTGGCGGGTGAATAACCATCCAGTAATTCTGGAGTGATGGGTTCATGCCTTGTCCGTCTTTTATAAAATCCAGGTAGTTTGGCTGCGAAAATATCGGTGCTTCAATGCCCGAATTGCGCAATAATAAAAATGGCGAGCTGCCAATACGTTTGCCAAAAATATCGATACCCAATACCATGGTAGCTAACAGCACCTGCGATAAAGCGACAACTGTCATCACCGGGCGCTCCCATGATTTGGCTTTAACAATAAGGATATTACCTAAAACGCCCTGCCAGAAAGCCCAAAGTAAAAAGCCTCCCTCTTGTCCGTTCCAGAAACCTGATACCAGGTAATAAACAGGCAACGAACGCGAGGTATAAGCCCAGGCGTAATGATATTCAAAATAGTGATTGTAAAGTACATAGAACAGGCAGGTACCCATTCCTACAATGGCGACAGAGTTTACATAAAAGCCTAAACGACCTAAACGTTGCCAGCTGCTATCAGCCTTACCGGCATCATCAGTAGTGGCAAAATAATAGCTTATAAATGACAGCAGGGCTGCACCAAACGAAAGAACAATAAAAAACTGGCCGATCTGTCCCGGTAAAAGGTGTTCGCCCTTAAAAACTGTATTCATCAAAAATGATTAAATGCTGGCTTGCTTAGCCTTTACTTCTGTAACTTCTAACTTATCCTGTGTGTATTTGGATGGACATTTCATCAGGATTTTTGAGGCGTGGAACTCGCTGCCAACCATCTGGCCGGTAAGTACAAGTTGTTCCGAACGCTCAAAATCTTCAGGTTTGGTACCCGTAAAAACAACTTTACGCTCCTCGCCTTTATTATCTTTCATGTAAAATGAAAAATAATTGGCATCCTTAGTTGCGTCATAAACCATTTCTTTTCCCTTGCTGAAATGGCCTATTACATGCAGTTCGCTGCTGGTTTGCTGCGCTTCGGCAAAGGTAGCATAGGTGCTTGAGCTTGAATAAACACTAATGATAACCGCTATAGCTACAGCGATAACAACAAGACCAAAAATTGCACTTTTTTTCATCCGCGGTTTATATAATTAAAATAACGATTTGCAAAAATACAAAACGTGAAGCGAATAATGTTTATTACAAGACATATGTATTATTTAGAATCATTCTTGATAGAAAAATAAAAATTGCGTCATTGCGAGGAACGAAGCAATCGCGAACTGTACAGGGACATTTACATAGCCGCTCTGTGAAGTCGGGGATTGCTTCGTTCCTCGCAATGACGCCTCTTTATTATTGTATTTTTGGGGGCGATGCCTTCGGCCCGGGCTTTTCGCTCATACGCCTGCAGGCATTACGCTCGTGGGCCGGTATCCGCTGCAATCCCTATCGCGGATAAGTTAATCTTTTACGAATTTGGTGTCTTTCATAAGATAATACCCTAAATACCCTTTGCTTACTGTAAGCAAAATGTATGAAGATGTATCAACCTGTTCATTATCTACAGCGGTTACATTCTTCTCAATTCCTCCAAATTCTACTTCGGCAGATGCCCGGCTTCTCGAATGCTCATGATGTTTATGCCTGATGCTAACCTTAAAAACCTGTTGTTCCTTATCAGAAAAAAAATCATTTAAAAGCAATGGTAAAGCTACGAATATTGCTCCCGAGAAAATAACGCCTGCCCAAAAAACTTTCATATCCTTAACAAGAAAAACAGATACTATCAAGCCTGACAGCCCCCACACAAACAGTACGGGTAAAAGCTTAACAAACGTATCATCAAGTTTATTAAGAGCGTAAAAAAAGGATACAACCGATACACCCCAAAAAGCAGATTCTGCTATTTTCAATCTTTTGGTTTTTAACTGGCGCTCTTTATTTTTTTGTTTTTGCTGATTTTTAAATTTTAGCGTCGTCTTATACACGCAATAAAGATGCAAAAACTATTCAAAACATCATTCTTATGTTCTATGACCTATTTAAACAAAACGAGGCGGGCTTTTTCAAACCCACCTCGCTATATATAAAACTATTAAATCCTTAATTATGGCCAGATACCCAAGTTTTGATAAGATACCGCTATTTTGTTGATAGCACCAACCATCGCCGCATTACGCAAGGTACCAATATCAGGATTGCTTTTGTAGATCTCCCTGATTTCGTGGTATGAGCGGATCATGGTATCTTCCAATCCTGAATTTACCAGTTCTAATTCAGATGCACCTTTGATAATAGTTGAACGTTGGATTGGAGTTAAAGCAACACCGGTAATACCTTCAACCATATTCACCAGGTTCAAATTAGAATTCTCTTCAAACCTGCGGTTCATACGGCCAAAAGCTACGTGGCTCAGGTTCTTCAACCATTCAAAATAAGATACAGTTACACCGCCAGCGTTAGCAAACATATCCGGTACTATAATACCACCGTTGGCATAAAATATAGCTTCGGCTTCGGGTGATGTTGGGCCGTTTGCGCCCTCAACAATGATCTTAGCCTGGATATTGCGGATATTAGCTTCGGTGATCTGGTTTTCCAGAGCAGCGGGCACCAGGATATCGCATGGCTGCTCAAGGCCTTCCATGGTATTGGTAAACTCTTGTATTGCAGCTGCGTAACCTAAAATAGAACCGGTTGCTTTACGGTGCTGGAATACGGCCTCGATATCTAAACCGTTCTCGTTATAAATAGCACCTTCAAACTCACACAAACCAACTATTATCGCGCCCATTTCTGACAGGAACTTGGCGGAGTAATAGCCTACATTACCAAGACCTTGCACAATTACTCTTTTGCCAGATAAACCCGGCAACAAGCCAATCTTTTGCATATCCTCGCCAACGCTCACACACTCGCGCGTAGCTATAGCCACACCACGACCGGTTGCTTCCCTTCTGCCGGCAATGCCGTGCAGGGCAATAGGCTTACCAGTTACAGCACCCATAGCATCCAGTTGGCCAGGGTTCATGGTAGCATAGGTATCAGCAATCCAGCTCATTTCACGCTCGCCCGATCCATAGTCTGGTGCGGGCACGTCAATGCTGGGGCCGATAAAGTTCTTTTTAATTAATTCTACAGTGTAACGACGGGTGATGTTTTCAAGTTCGCTTACGGTGTAGTTTTTAGGATTTATTTTGATACCGCCTTTGGCGCCGCCGAAAGGAACGTTAACAATGGCACATTTATAAGTCATTAGCGCGGCGAGGGCCATCACCTCATCCTCGTTCACCATTTCGCTGTATCGGATACCGCCTTTGGTTGGCGACTGGTGGTGCGAATGCTCAACACGCCATGCGTCAATTACCTCAAAACTATTTCCTTTACGGATAGGGAAACGGAAGCGGTAAACACTATTACATGATTTAATTTGATCAAGCAGGCCTGCATCGTGTTTGGTGAATTGTGCAGCGTGATCGAAGTTTTTACACACGTCGCTGAAGAAGTGTGTTTCTTGGTCGGCAATCAAAATATTCGTAGCCATAACTATTGTATAAATATTAATCTCTTAAAAAAGTGAGCAAATTTGGTACAATTTTTATCAATATTGCAAATATTTCTTAGTTAGTGTGCCCTATACACCATCAAACACCGCCCCGAATAATATGTTTAAATTGTTTAAACATATTATTTGAACTACTTT includes:
- a CDS encoding cytochrome c maturation protein CcmE, encoding MKKSAIFGLVVIAVAIAVIISVYSSSSTYATFAEAQQTSSELHVIGHFSKGKEMVYDATKDANYFSFYMKDNKGEERKVVFTGTKPEDFERSEQLVLTGQMVGSEFHASKILMKCPSKYTQDKLEVTEVKAKQASI
- a CDS encoding Glu/Leu/Phe/Val family dehydrogenase, with translation MATNILIADQETHFFSDVCKNFDHAAQFTKHDAGLLDQIKSCNSVYRFRFPIRKGNSFEVIDAWRVEHSHHQSPTKGGIRYSEMVNEDEVMALAALMTYKCAIVNVPFGGAKGGIKINPKNYTVSELENITRRYTVELIKKNFIGPSIDVPAPDYGSGEREMSWIADTYATMNPGQLDAMGAVTGKPIALHGIAGRREATGRGVAIATRECVSVGEDMQKIGLLPGLSGKRVIVQGLGNVGYYSAKFLSEMGAIIVGLCEFEGAIYNENGLDIEAVFQHRKATGSILGYAAAIQEFTNTMEGLEQPCDILVPAALENQITEANIRNIQAKIIVEGANGPTSPEAEAIFYANGGIIVPDMFANAGGVTVSYFEWLKNLSHVAFGRMNRRFEENSNLNLVNMVEGITGVALTPIQRSTIIKGASELELVNSGLEDTMIRSYHEIREIYKSNPDIGTLRNAAMVGAINKIAVSYQNLGIWP